The sequence below is a genomic window from Ignavibacteriota bacterium.
ATATGACAGTAGTAAAATTGGAATTATTCTGAAAGGAGTTCACGACTTTTATTTCAGCCCTTATACCGGAATGCACATAGACATAATGAACCTTCTTGAGAATTTTGTAGCTTATATAAAATTAAGAAAACTTCAACAATATTTTAAACCAAAAGGATTAAATCATGCGAATCAATCAAATTAAACTGCTTAATGTTTTAGGCATAAAGCAACTTGAATTTAATGCCGGACAATTTACCGAAATTAGCGGTAAAAATGGTCAGGGTAAAACTTCTGTCATCGAGGCAGTTAAAGCAGCACTCAAAGGTGGAAATGATGCCACGCTTCTCCATAATGGAGCTAAAGAGGGTGAAATAGTGCTATGCTTTGATAATGGCATAGAGCTTATAAAACGCATCAAAAACGGCAAGTCAGATTTAACAGTCAAAAATAATGGCGTAAAGCTGGACAAACCTCAAAGTTTTATTGATAATCTATATGATATTCTAAGTGTAAATCCGGTAGAGTTTATACTTTCCGATAAGAAGAAAAGAACTTCTGCACTGCTCGAAGTACTTCCGGTAAAAATAGGAACTGAAAAATTGCTCGATATTCTCATGGACAAAACAGAATATTTAGTTAGTGATACTTCAAATAATGCTTTTGATGTTCTGGCTGCACAGCATAAAGTAATTTATGACAGCAGAACTGTTAATAACAGAATTATCAAAGAAAAGCAATCTGCGGTAAAGCAATTGCAAGATTCAATTTCGGATATTGACTGTGACCCGCGGGCAATTGAAAGTGAACTACAGTCAGCTCAGGAACAAAAACAAAATATGGAGCAGAAAAAATTAGGGTATTTGCAAAAGATTAACAACGATGCTAATGAAAAACTTGAAAAATTACGACAGGAATATGAGCAAAGACAGAAGGAAATTTATTCTGAAAAAGAAAATTTAACTGAAAAACTTAACAATGATTTTTCAGAAAAATATCAACCTTTGAATGATAAAATCAGTCGTTTACAGGAGCAAATGAAAAGTGCCGGTTCTGCTATGAAAACTAAAGAATTGATAAATCAATATTCTTCTGAAATATCTGCAGCAGAAAAGGCAACTGAATATTTGAATCATGTACTGAAATCAATCGAATCATTGAAAGAAGAACTTTTGAATAATTTGCCAATCAAGGGTTTGGAAATCAGGGAAGGAGAAATCTATTTTGACGGAGTAGCTTTTGACAGGGTTAATACTGCTAAGCAAATTGAGATTGCTTTTGAAGTGGCAAAACTAAGAGCCGGAGAACTTGGAATTATCTGTATAGACGGTTTCGAGAAATTTGATGACATTACATATCAGTTATTTGTTGAAACGGCAATTAATTCCGGACTGCAAATAATCGGTACAAAAGTAACGAACGATGAACTAACTATTTCAACTAACTAATTAATTATGATAACGGCACGGTGGCTCGAAATGGTAAGGCAGATAATTGGGTTCAATCCAGTGATGACTCTTTGCAGGTTCGAATCCTGTCCGTGCCGGTTTTTATTGGAGAAAAATTATGAATAGAGTTATTAAATTCAGAGCTTGGAATGAAGATTCTAAAACTATGCTTAATCCTGTTGACTTATCCGGTCCAATCTCAACTTATGAGTGGCTTGGCAAAAAAGATGTGGCTCTTATGCAATATACCGGTCTTAAAGATAAGAACGGAGATGATATTTATGAAGGTGATATAGTGATAATAAGTTATGACGAGATTTACACTCTTATCCCGCAAGATTTTATCGGAGCAGTTGAATATATGAAAGATGGCTATTGTGTACATAACAGAAATGAAAGTTTAGCATTCCCATTGTATCACGAATTTTCAGAATGGGAAATTATCGGCAATATTTATGAAAATCCTGAACTATTGGAGAATTAAAATGCAATTTACAAAAATTAAATATGACGGAACTCAGGTAGAGCTTCATATAAAATCAAATACTCAGATTCAAGATGATAAAGAAATTCGTGAGTTCACATCAAAAGATTTGCCTCTTCCGAGCTTTAAGCAATGTTTTGATGATTTGAAACCTTATGTAGAAGAAATCCTTAGTTTGCCGGAAGGATATATGGCGGATTCTTCCATCACATCGGTATCTATTAGCCATAAAGAATCCGGAGAAAGTGTAATCATTACCTGCACAAAGAAACTTGACGACATTGGGCGTGCTTTCAATTTTAATACTCCGCTATTACCAATGCAATCTGAAACAGATGGACCAGCTTTACCGGAAGGTTGTGATAATGTTATAGAGAAATTGATATTTGAAGCTAAGAGTTTTTATGAAGGTCTCCGGCAGGAAGAACCAAATCTTTTCAATAAGGGGGCATAATGGACACCCAATTGATAGAAACTGAAATTTTTGTAGTCGAATATTCAGTTAAGCAGAATGCTATTCATGTGCAACCACTATTTGACAGATTGAAAGAAAATTTCAAGCTTGCTATAGACCATATTTCAATGGATTATCAACCTATTGCAGTAGCATCAAGTCACGAATCCGCTACTAAAATAGCTGAACAATTCAGAACAATTTTAAATTATCGGAGAAACTGAAATGAATGAGTATGAGATATTTAGTCTTATTTCTGAAGTTCTTGGATTTAAAACAGACCAGATTAAATCACGAAGCAGAAAATATGATTTGGTTGATGCCAGGCATATTACAGTATATCTTCTTCGTAATTACACAGGATTAACTCTGGTGGAAATCGGTAATATGATTAAAAGGCATCATACTACTGTTGTCAACAGCATAAAGAAAGCCAAAGATTACAGAAAATATAATACTAAATTTAAGCATAAATTTCAGCGGGCTCAAAAGGCGATTGAAAACCACTATATAGACAGGAGAATGATAATATGAAATTAAGGTCAGTAAATACAGATTTTTGGGAAGATGATTATATCTCCGATTTAAGTCCTTTGCAAAGATATTTTTATTTGTATCTGATAACTAATCCGAAATGTAATTTGATAGGGATGTATGAAATATCAATTACAAGAATGTCATATGACACCGGTTTTTCAAAAGATGAAGTAAGAATTCATTTAGAAAGATTTGAAGAAGACGGAAAATTGGTATTTGAAAATGGATATATACTGCTAAGAAATTTTCTTAAAAATCAAAGTTTATTTGGTAAGATGTTAATAGCAGTGAAAAATCTTCTTAGTGCATTGCCGGAAAAAATTCGTAGTACGGAATTTTTTGAATTGATAATTGAAGATTTGATTGTAAATGAAATCCTTTCAAATGAATGTAAATCATTTATAATCAACAACAAAGCAAATCATATCTTGCCGAATGACATTCAAACCGATTTGAATACTATTCAAATCAATTCAAATGGAATTGAATCATATTCAAATGATGATAAATGCAATTCAAATGATATTCAAACTGATTCAAATGGCATTCAAACGACACAATTAAGAAGTATGAAGTATGAAGATAGAAGTAAGAAGATAGAAGAAGGAAGAGAAGAAGAGAAAGAAAAAGAAAAAATCAAGAAAAAAGAAAAAGAAATTCCGGCTATCGCCGGTGCTTCTCCACCCAAAAATTATATTGATAATCTTCTTGAAGTCTTTTGTGCGGAGTATGAAAAATCCAGAGGTTTCCCATTTGAGTTAATAGATTCCGGTAAGGAGAAGCGATACATCGGTAAAATAGCAAATATCTTCAAGCAGAAATTTCCTGAAATGCCAACAGATATTGCCAAAGGAGAAATAACTAATTTCTTCAAGGATTGTCTGAAAATACCGGATAAATGGCATTATGAGAGCATGTCGCCAACTCATATAGCCACACAGTATAATCAAATTATTTCAATTATTAACCGGAGTAAAAATGGAAAACAAAATGGAACAAGCGGATTCAACCGCGATGAAATGCGAAAATTTGTCAAAGAAATTGCAGAAACAGGAAATTGAGTTTAGAGCATTTATGGCAGTGTTATTTCCTGAGCAGAATTTGCTTGATGAAGACAGTAAATACTTGCCGAGGCTTGAATATGCTTATAGCCTAATATCAAAATATCAGATGTCTGAAAGAGATTTCAAGGAATTTCTGACATGCATAGGCAGGAAGCACAAAAGAAACAACTGGATGCCGTCTGAAATCCTGAATTATTATCATTTGTCGGTTGGCGATATTTCTATGGTGGTGTGATAAATGGAAACTTTCAGAGATTACAGAATTGAAATTAATCATGGCACAGGTGAGCAAAAAGTACACTGCCCTCAATGTCCAATTAAGAAGCCATATAAAAGCCCGGGAAGTGCCAGAGATAAAGATTTAGCTGTAAATGTGGACAAAGGTACTTGGTTTTGTCACCGTTGTGGTTGGTCAGGCGGACTGAAAAGAGAAAATGAGCAGAAAGTGGTTTTCAAGCCGGTTGTCAAAAAAAGTGTTTTAGCAAAGCCGGATAAATTCCAAAAGTTGTATGAGTTCTTCGATAAAAGAAAAATCGGTAAAGCAGTTATTGACAGAAATCATATCACCCTTGAAAATGCTTATGTGCCTGAAAAGAATAAAAACGAGAATTGTATAGCATTCAATTACTTAGTAGATGATGAGATTGTAAACTGTAAGTATCGAACTCATGATAAAAAATTCTTCCAAATTGGTGGTGCAACTAAGGTATTTTTCAAGCTGAATGATATTAAAAACGAGAAAGAGTGTATTATAACTGAGGGAGAGATTGACGCTTTGAGTTTCGAAGTAGCCGGTTATAAAAATGCTGTGTCAGTACCTGACGGTGGTATCAATCCGGAGACTAAGAATATCAATACAAAGCTCGAATATTTGGATAACTGTACTGAGTATTTCAAGGATATGAAAAAAATCTATCTTGCAACGGATAATGACGGACCGGGTATAAGACTTAGAGAAGAACTTGCACGCAGACTTGGTAAATCAAGGTGCTGGATAGTAAGATTTCCGTCAGGTTGTAAAGATGCTAATGAAGTTCTGATGAAATTCGGTTCGACTGACTTAATGAATTGTGTTTTAACAGCAGAACCTTATCCAGTTGAAGGTGTCCATTATGCAAATACAAGACTTGACGAGCTAAAGGATATTTACGAAAATGGTTATCCGAACGGTGTTAAGTCCGGCTGGTATAATTTTGATGACCATTTAAGATTTTTTGATAGTCTATTGTGTGTTGTTACCGGAATACCAAGTCACGGCAAGAGCAATTTTCTTGACCATTTGGTTATTCGTTTAGCGATAAGGAATAACTGGAAATTTGGTTTCTTTTCACCTGAAAATGGAAAAATCGAGATACATTTACAGCGATTAGTAGAAATCATAGTTGGCGGTCCAATGCTACCTACATATAACAATCAGATGTCTATTGAAGATATGGAAAAAGCCCTGGACTGGATAAATAACAACATATTCTTCATTCAACCCAAAGATGAAGATTATACTTTGGATAAGATACTTGATGCAGCGAGTTATTTGGTACTAAAGCAGGGTATAAAAGGACTTGTGATTGACCCATGGAACGCTATAGAGCATGATTATGGCAAAGATACAGAAACAGAATATACCAAGAAGATACTCAATAAACTGACATATTTTGAACGTAATTATGGATTATGTTTATTTCTTGTAGCACATCCGGCAAAAATGAGACGATTGAAAGAATCTAAAAAGTATGAGATACCAACTCTTTATGATATTTCCGGATCTGCTAACTGGTATAATAAAGCTGAAATCGGAATATCAGTTTACCGTGACTTCTCAGAAGACTTTACCTATACGAAAAGTACGAATGTACATATCGAAAAAGTAAAGCACAAATTCATGGGGCATACCGGAGTTGTAAAATTTGACTTTGTACATAAGTCTCAAAGGTTTGCTGAAAAGGGTTCTGAAGATGAAGACAACTATCTTGAATGGATTAGTCAAGGTATAAATTATCAATATGAAGAGCATGCAAATAAAGATGAAGGAGTACCATTCTGATGGAAATAATAACAGCACAGGAATTCAGGCAAAAATATGTAAAGCTGAAAGAACATGATTTGCAGGATACAATCTGTGATATATTAATCGCAAAAAGGTTTCTTGTTATCAGGTTTAATTCAGGTTCATTCTTACTTGAAGACAAGAGCGGTAAAAAGCGTTATTACAGGTCATATTTCATTAAGAATATTCAACCAGTAAGTGAGCAATCATCCGGAATAAGTGATGTAGCATTCATGAGAAATGGGAAAATTTGGTTTGTAGAGGCAAAGCGACCTGGACAAGCAGAAAGGAAATCACAGTTGAAGTTCAGAAAAATTGCTGAGGAATATGGTATGACTGTATTTAAAATCAGTAATTTG
It includes:
- a CDS encoding AAA family ATPase encodes the protein MRINQIKLLNVLGIKQLEFNAGQFTEISGKNGQGKTSVIEAVKAALKGGNDATLLHNGAKEGEIVLCFDNGIELIKRIKNGKSDLTVKNNGVKLDKPQSFIDNLYDILSVNPVEFILSDKKKRTSALLEVLPVKIGTEKLLDILMDKTEYLVSDTSNNAFDVLAAQHKVIYDSRTVNNRIIKEKQSAVKQLQDSISDIDCDPRAIESELQSAQEQKQNMEQKKLGYLQKINNDANEKLEKLRQEYEQRQKEIYSEKENLTEKLNNDFSEKYQPLNDKISRLQEQMKSAGSAMKTKELINQYSSEISAAEKATEYLNHVLKSIESLKEELLNNLPIKGLEIREGEIYFDGVAFDRVNTAKQIEIAFEVAKLRAGELGIICIDGFEKFDDITYQLFVETAINSGLQIIGTKVTNDELTISTN
- a CDS encoding toprim domain-containing protein, which gives rise to METFRDYRIEINHGTGEQKVHCPQCPIKKPYKSPGSARDKDLAVNVDKGTWFCHRCGWSGGLKRENEQKVVFKPVVKKSVLAKPDKFQKLYEFFDKRKIGKAVIDRNHITLENAYVPEKNKNENCIAFNYLVDDEIVNCKYRTHDKKFFQIGGATKVFFKLNDIKNEKECIITEGEIDALSFEVAGYKNAVSVPDGGINPETKNINTKLEYLDNCTEYFKDMKKIYLATDNDGPGIRLREELARRLGKSRCWIVRFPSGCKDANEVLMKFGSTDLMNCVLTAEPYPVEGVHYANTRLDELKDIYENGYPNGVKSGWYNFDDHLRFFDSLLCVVTGIPSHGKSNFLDHLVIRLAIRNNWKFGFFSPENGKIEIHLQRLVEIIVGGPMLPTYNNQMSIEDMEKALDWINNNIFFIQPKDEDYTLDKILDAASYLVLKQGIKGLVIDPWNAIEHDYGKDTETEYTKKILNKLTYFERNYGLCLFLVAHPAKMRRLKESKKYEIPTLYDISGSANWYNKAEIGISVYRDFSEDFTYTKSTNVHIEKVKHKFMGHTGVVKFDFVHKSQRFAEKGSEDEDNYLEWISQGINYQYEEHANKDEGVPF